A window from Thermoanaerobaculia bacterium encodes these proteins:
- a CDS encoding efflux RND transporter permease subunit, with product MSDRRGIAGALARTFLHSKVTPLLIAGAIGLGFLSLAVTPREEEPQIRVPMVDVFAADPGAPPEEVSRRVVEPIEKAMWGIAGVDHVYSTAREDGALVTVRFRVNESNETSLVKVFERLGRLRAELPPGVPAPVVELRSIDDVPFLTLTVSGERETPATLRPLADELAHEIAEVESTTRVAVTGGAPRVVRVEPDPGRLAAAGLTWEDVRAALAGAQARLPAGSATEDGRVVRIESGALFADGRDVARAVVGVRGRAPITLAEVARIVDGPAETADYVLAGDRKTPLAPAVTISVAKRPGTNATLLSRRVLAKVDALRSRLLPAGVRVSITRDYGKTADEKANELVQHLLLATLSVTILIALAMGWRSAVVVAIAVPVTLALTLFVYYLFGYTLNRVTLFALIFSIGILVDDAIVVVENIERHHRERPAEPLSVLAVHAVAEVGAPTILATFTVIAAILPMAFVRGLMGPYMKPIPTGASFAMIFSLAVAFVVSPWAAVRIFRNAHEVPEGSKGAEGKATKLYRRMMGSLIGNARRRRFFFAGIAVLLLASVATVAFGWVRVKMLPFDNKSEFQVLVDEDEGTPLEDTLETAVRVGRVLGTVPEVANYQIYAGAPAPFNFNGLVRHYFLRREPNRADLQVNLLPKGKRSAQSHDIAKRVRTLLAPIGRERGARIKVVEIPPGPPVLDTLLAEVYGPDDGARRDLAGRIRGFFETTPGVVDVDWSLEAPHAKEVLRIDAEKAAVHGIAAAQAAAMLSVSGEGEAVGTLDLPRRREPVPVLLRLSAADRDDPARRLALRIASRTGGAVALSDLATAASIPSPQPVVHKDLKPVVYVFGDLAGEKESPVYALAALNRKIDAIRLPLGGRVRRYSVQAPETSDFPAVKWDGEWQITYEVFRDLGLAFAIVLVLITLLVVAWFQSFRTPIAILLPIPLSLIGILPGHLLFGAFFTATSMIGFIAGAGIIVRNSIILVDFIELKVRAGMPLEEAVVEAGAVRFRPMLLTAAAVVAGSVVILFDPIFQGLAISLMMGEVAATLLSRMTVPVLYYVLTRRRPVPGPAAIAA from the coding sequence ATGAGCGACCGGCGCGGCATCGCCGGGGCGCTGGCGCGGACGTTCCTGCACAGCAAGGTCACGCCGCTCCTGATCGCGGGCGCCATCGGGCTCGGTTTCCTGTCGCTCGCCGTCACGCCGCGCGAGGAGGAGCCCCAGATCCGCGTGCCGATGGTCGACGTCTTCGCCGCGGACCCCGGCGCTCCTCCGGAGGAGGTTTCGCGGCGGGTGGTCGAGCCGATCGAGAAAGCGATGTGGGGAATCGCCGGCGTCGACCACGTCTATTCGACCGCGCGGGAGGACGGAGCGCTCGTCACCGTGCGATTCCGCGTCAACGAATCGAACGAGACGTCCCTCGTGAAGGTCTTCGAACGGCTCGGCCGCCTTCGCGCGGAGCTTCCCCCGGGCGTCCCCGCGCCGGTCGTCGAGCTGAGGTCGATCGACGACGTGCCCTTCCTGACGCTCACCGTCTCCGGCGAGCGCGAGACGCCCGCGACGCTGCGCCCCCTGGCGGACGAGCTCGCGCACGAGATCGCGGAAGTCGAGAGCACGACCCGCGTGGCGGTCACCGGAGGGGCGCCGCGCGTCGTCCGCGTCGAGCCCGACCCCGGGCGCCTGGCGGCCGCGGGCCTCACGTGGGAGGACGTGCGCGCGGCGCTCGCCGGGGCGCAGGCGAGGCTCCCCGCGGGCTCCGCCACGGAGGACGGACGCGTCGTCCGGATCGAAAGCGGCGCGCTCTTCGCCGACGGCCGCGACGTCGCGCGGGCGGTCGTGGGGGTCCGGGGGCGGGCTCCCATCACGCTCGCCGAGGTGGCGCGGATCGTCGACGGCCCGGCCGAGACGGCCGACTACGTCCTCGCGGGGGACCGGAAGACGCCGCTCGCCCCCGCCGTCACGATTTCGGTCGCGAAGCGGCCGGGCACGAACGCCACCCTCCTCTCGCGCCGGGTCCTCGCGAAGGTCGACGCGCTCCGGTCGCGCCTCCTCCCCGCCGGCGTCCGCGTTTCGATCACCCGCGACTACGGAAAGACCGCGGACGAGAAGGCGAACGAGCTCGTCCAGCACCTGCTCCTCGCGACGCTCTCGGTCACGATCCTGATCGCGCTCGCGATGGGGTGGCGAAGCGCCGTGGTCGTCGCGATCGCCGTCCCCGTCACGCTGGCGCTGACCCTTTTCGTGTATTACCTCTTCGGCTACACGCTGAACCGCGTCACCCTCTTCGCCCTGATCTTCTCGATCGGCATCCTGGTCGACGACGCGATCGTCGTGGTCGAGAACATCGAGCGCCACCACCGCGAACGGCCCGCCGAACCGCTCTCGGTCCTCGCGGTGCACGCGGTCGCCGAGGTCGGCGCCCCGACGATCCTCGCCACCTTCACGGTCATCGCGGCGATCCTCCCGATGGCCTTCGTCCGGGGCCTCATGGGCCCGTACATGAAGCCGATCCCGACGGGGGCCTCCTTCGCGATGATCTTCTCTCTCGCCGTCGCCTTCGTCGTGTCGCCGTGGGCGGCCGTCCGGATCTTCCGGAACGCGCACGAGGTGCCGGAAGGCTCGAAGGGCGCGGAAGGGAAAGCGACGAAGCTCTACCGACGGATGATGGGCTCGCTCATCGGGAACGCGCGCCGGCGACGGTTCTTCTTCGCCGGCATCGCCGTGCTCCTCCTCGCGTCGGTGGCGACGGTCGCGTTCGGATGGGTGCGGGTGAAGATGCTCCCCTTCGACAACAAGAGCGAGTTCCAGGTGCTCGTCGACGAGGACGAAGGCACGCCGCTCGAGGACACCCTCGAGACCGCCGTCCGCGTCGGCCGGGTGCTGGGGACGGTCCCCGAGGTCGCGAACTACCAGATCTACGCGGGCGCTCCGGCTCCGTTCAACTTCAACGGCCTCGTCCGTCATTACTTCCTGCGGCGGGAGCCGAACCGGGCCGACCTCCAGGTCAACCTCCTCCCGAAGGGGAAGCGGTCGGCCCAGAGCCACGACATCGCCAAGCGCGTCCGTACGCTCCTCGCGCCGATCGGGCGCGAACGCGGCGCGCGGATCAAGGTGGTCGAGATCCCGCCGGGTCCTCCGGTGCTCGACACCCTGCTGGCCGAGGTCTACGGTCCGGACGACGGCGCGCGGCGCGATCTCGCGGGGAGGATCCGAGGATTCTTCGAGACGACGCCCGGCGTCGTCGACGTGGACTGGAGCCTCGAGGCTCCGCACGCGAAGGAGGTCCTCCGGATCGACGCCGAAAAGGCGGCGGTGCACGGGATCGCCGCCGCCCAGGCGGCCGCCATGCTCTCCGTCTCCGGCGAAGGCGAGGCCGTGGGAACGCTCGATCTCCCCCGCCGGCGCGAGCCGGTGCCCGTCCTCCTCCGGCTCTCCGCCGCCGACCGCGACGACCCGGCTCGCCGCCTCGCCCTCCGAATCGCGTCGAGGACCGGCGGCGCAGTCGCGCTCTCCGACCTCGCGACGGCCGCCTCGATTCCTTCGCCGCAGCCGGTCGTTCACAAGGACCTGAAGCCCGTCGTCTACGTCTTCGGCGATCTGGCCGGTGAGAAGGAGAGCCCGGTCTACGCGCTCGCCGCCCTGAACCGCAAGATCGACGCGATTCGCCTTCCGCTCGGCGGGCGCGTTCGGCGCTACTCGGTCCAGGCGCCCGAGACGAGCGACTTTCCGGCCGTCAAGTGGGACGGCGAATGGCAGATCACCTACGAGGTGTTCCGCGACCTCGGCCTGGCGTTCGCGATCGTGCTCGTGCTGATCACGCTCCTCGTCGTGGCCTGGTTCCAGAGCTTCCGGACTCCGATCGCGATCCTCCTTCCGATCCCTCTTTCGCTGATCGGCATCCTTCCCGGCCACCTGCTCTTCGGGGCGTTCTTCACGGCCACGTCGATGATCGGGTTCATCGCCGGCGCCGGGATCATCGTGCGCAACTCGATCATCCTCGTCGACTTCATCGAGCTGAAGGTGCGCGCCGGCATGCCGCTCGAGGAGGCGGTCGTGGAGGCCGGTGCGGTCCGGTTCCGGCCGATGCTCCTCACGGCCGCGGCCGTGGTCGCCGGCTCCGTGGTCATCCTCTTCGACCCGATCTTCCAGGGCCTGGCGATCTCGCTCATGATGGGAGAAGTCGCCGCGACGCTGCTCTCCCGGATGACGGTTCCCGTCCTCTATTACGTCCTCACGCGCCGACGGCCCGTCCCCGGCCCGGCGGCCATCGCCGCCTGA
- a CDS encoding DUF2892 domain-containing protein, translating to MDQERALRGIGGGFVLASVALGWWVHPAFFLFTAFVGLNLFQSAFTDWCPMMWLLGKLGLPRHGSARTGARNAA from the coding sequence ATGGACCAGGAACGCGCTCTTCGGGGAATCGGCGGCGGCTTCGTGCTCGCGAGCGTCGCTCTCGGATGGTGGGTGCACCCCGCCTTCTTTCTCTTCACCGCCTTCGTCGGGCTGAATCTCTTCCAGTCGGCGTTCACCGACTGGTGCCCGATGATGTGGCTCCTGGGCAAGCTCGGCCTGCCGCGACACGGTTCCGCCCGAACCGGCGCCCGAAACGCCGCCTGA